A single window of Dermacentor albipictus isolate Rhodes 1998 colony chromosome 1, USDA_Dalb.pri_finalv2, whole genome shotgun sequence DNA harbors:
- the LOC135900429 gene encoding protein phosphatase 1 regulatory subunit 3B-B-like, translating to MPMDLELVLSANPPLFVGSECRLSVCALQQSNPLFQTCSVKRSYRRASTNVPPIKPCMSPRDEQIQSEPTSPTSSNRIKRRVSFADDRGYSLTQVRVMKEPSDSPPRWTDEFVARITRDMRLDAPLWETAFTQPASDYVEFRQTLDTNFVSLENVIVKSDELITGTIKVKNVTFEKRVFVRASFDGWKTMQDYAAEYVASGHLSNMYDTFCFSIPIPSSASSNLGVIEFCVCFKHEQEEHWDNNKGKNYKLVALTKKAPSPTVLRRFTDALKADVDSWTEFASWKNLATEGPYW from the coding sequence ATGCCCATGGACCTGGAACTGGTGTTGTCGGCCaacccgccgctctttgtgggcAGCGAGTGCCGGCTCAGCGTCTGCGCCCTGCAGCAGAGTAACCCGCTCTTCCAGACGTGCTCGGTCAAACGCAGCTACCGACGAGCCTCCACCAATGTGCCGCCCATCAAGCCGTGTATGTCTCCGCGCGACGAACAAATTCAGAGCGAACCAACGAGTCCGACGTCGTCGAACCGCATCAAGCGGCGGGTGTCGTTTGCCGATGACCGGGGCTACTCGCTCACCCAGGTGCGCGTCATGAAGGAGCCGTCGGACAGCCCGCCGCGGTGGACGGACGAGTTTGTGGCTCGGATAACGCGCGACATGCGGCTCGACGCGCCTCTGTGGGAGACTGCCTTCACGCAGCCGGCCTCGGATTACGTAGAGTTCCGACAGACGCTCGACACCAACTTCGTCTCGCTCGAGAACGTCATTGTCAAGAGCGACGAGCTCATCACGGGCACCATCAAGGTAAAGAACGTCACCTTCGAGAAGCGCGTCTTTGTGCGCGCCAGCTTCGATGGTTGGAAGACTATGCAAGACTATGCGGCTGAGTACGTGGCCAGCGGCCACTTAAGCAACATGTACGACACGTTCTGCTTCTCGATTCCCATCCCGTCGTCGGCGTCGAGCAATTTAGGCGTGATAGAGTTCTGCGTTTGCTTCAAGCACGAGCAGGAAGAACACTGGGACAATAACAAAGGAAAGAACTACAAGCTGGTGGCGCTAACCAAAAAGGCTCCCAGCCCAACTGTGTTGCGACGCTTTACAGACGCCCTCAAGGCGGACGTGGACTCTTGGACAGAGTTTGCCAGTTGGAAGAACCTGGCCACAGAAGGGCCCTACTGGTGA